One Podarcis raffonei isolate rPodRaf1 chromosome 3, rPodRaf1.pri, whole genome shotgun sequence genomic region harbors:
- the MRPL33 gene encoding 39S ribosomal protein L33, mitochondrial isoform X2, whose protein sequence is MFLTVANLAKSKSKYILVRMLSEAGTGFAFNMKRGRLEEKLVTLKYDPIVKQRVLFKELKKVRSL, encoded by the exons ATGTTTCTGACCGTGGCCAATT TGGCCAAGAGCAAATCAAA GTATATCCTTGTGCGGATGTTGAGTGAAGCAGGAACAGGTTTTGCTTTCAACATGAAGAGAGGCCGACTTGAAGAAAAGTTAGTTACATTGAAATACGATCCTATAG TTAAACAGCGTGTCCTCTTCAAAGAGCTGAAAAAGGTCCGTTCCCTGTAG
- the MRPL33 gene encoding 39S ribosomal protein L33, mitochondrial isoform X1, with the protein MCHCHSSTTGKDLSTEDFMYILVRMLSEAGTGFAFNMKRGRLEEKLVTLKYDPIVKQRVLFKELKKVRSL; encoded by the exons ATGTGTCACTGCCATTCTTCTACAACTGGAAAGGACTTGTCCACGGAAGATTTCAT GTATATCCTTGTGCGGATGTTGAGTGAAGCAGGAACAGGTTTTGCTTTCAACATGAAGAGAGGCCGACTTGAAGAAAAGTTAGTTACATTGAAATACGATCCTATAG TTAAACAGCGTGTCCTCTTCAAAGAGCTGAAAAAGGTCCGTTCCCTGTAG